In Nocardia yunnanensis, one DNA window encodes the following:
- a CDS encoding condensation domain-containing protein: MDYTHLSEFTVRPGALTLWRAELAAGSDWATDERPFTSVHVRHCREVDAADPRPGRGRWIGTIFELDAPFDAAHWRETVRLWHARHEGLRTTLAPCTDGAADAEPRRLVCAPTAVAVTAEPVPGVSASEHINQYLTDILELRLSPLRWPHCLLATVEHAATGDFTVLVAADHSVLDAYSQAIVILELRALYAAVTRNEPPRESPTFGSSADFAHWERTGAAALTTDCEPVRYWRRFLDGSAGMLPRFEPAITSGGERSHRPQASVSRKLLSLTDLERIEQAVTGRGHRLSVAVFTALAIAYRRTFGYISLRAIMPIATRPDLRWLESMGWFVNVVPIDITLAPDLDIDSALETTRGTLRRSRIANDATWTRVLELLDCNDHPRFGISFLDIRVLPEHELVEALRGHTLRAESYSGDEVFFWIVRATDGLRLSTRFPASFPAVEMDRFLAEFTRAMTEFAHDPRSGGVPALPSVLGPAIPNASQVLRAEADTPAADSAPLTPARV, encoded by the coding sequence ATGGATTACACGCATCTATCCGAATTCACGGTGCGCCCAGGCGCACTCACCCTGTGGCGGGCCGAACTGGCCGCCGGGTCCGACTGGGCCACCGACGAGCGACCCTTCACCAGCGTGCACGTGCGGCACTGCCGCGAGGTCGACGCCGCCGACCCGCGTCCGGGCCGGGGCCGCTGGATCGGCACCATCTTCGAACTCGACGCGCCCTTCGACGCCGCACATTGGCGCGAGACCGTGCGGCTGTGGCACGCGCGCCACGAGGGCCTGCGCACCACACTCGCCCCGTGCACTGACGGCGCGGCCGACGCGGAGCCGCGGCGGCTGGTCTGCGCGCCCACCGCGGTCGCCGTCACCGCCGAGCCGGTGCCCGGCGTCTCGGCCTCCGAGCACATCAACCAATACCTCACCGACATACTGGAATTGCGGCTCTCACCGCTGCGCTGGCCGCACTGCCTGCTGGCCACCGTCGAGCACGCCGCTACCGGCGATTTCACCGTCCTGGTGGCCGCCGACCACTCGGTCTTGGACGCCTACTCCCAGGCCATCGTCATCCTGGAACTGCGCGCCCTCTACGCCGCCGTCACCCGCAACGAGCCGCCGCGCGAGTCGCCGACCTTCGGCAGTTCGGCCGACTTCGCGCACTGGGAGCGCACCGGCGCGGCCGCCCTGACCACCGACTGCGAACCGGTCCGCTACTGGCGGCGTTTCCTGGACGGCTCGGCGGGCATGCTGCCGCGTTTCGAGCCGGCCATCACGTCCGGCGGTGAGCGATCGCATCGGCCGCAGGCCAGCGTCTCACGAAAGCTGTTGTCGCTCACCGATCTCGAACGGATCGAGCAGGCGGTGACCGGCCGGGGTCACCGGCTCTCGGTCGCGGTGTTCACCGCCCTGGCCATCGCCTACCGCCGCACCTTCGGCTACATCTCGCTGCGCGCCATCATGCCCATCGCCACCCGGCCCGATCTGCGCTGGCTGGAATCCATGGGCTGGTTCGTGAACGTCGTCCCCATCGACATCACCCTGGCACCCGACCTGGACATCGACAGCGCCCTCGAGACCACCCGCGGCACGCTGCGCCGCTCCCGAATCGCCAACGACGCCACCTGGACCCGGGTGCTGGAACTGCTCGACTGCAACGACCATCCCCGCTTCGGCATCTCGTTCCTGGACATTCGCGTGCTGCCCGAGCACGAACTCGTCGAAGCCCTGCGCGGCCACACCCTGCGCGCCGAGTCGTATTCCGGTGACGAGGTCTTCTTCTGGATCGTCCGCGCCACCGACGGTCTGCGCCTGTCCACCCGCTTCCCGGCGTCCTTCCCGGCCGTCGAGATGGACCGCTTCCTCGCCGAATTCACCCGCGCCATGACGGAATTCGCGCACGACCCACGATCGGGCGGCGTGCCCGCGCTGCCCAGCGTCCTCGGCCCCGCGATCCCCAATGCCTCCCAGGTGCTGCGCGCCGAAGCCGACACCCCGGCCGCCGACTCAGCGCCCCTGACCCCGGCTCGGGTGTAG
- a CDS encoding Mut7-C RNAse domain-containing protein, translated as MNAGVITVEFAPELRVFVGQRDGTPVRVDGASTLGHVVESLGVPLTEVGGLSVNGESVAAGHIPSDGERIAVAAVARPQPSAEPLRFLLDIHLGTLTRRLRLLGIDAAYENPDIGDAALAARSAAERRILLSRDRGLLRRREIYSGAYVYSHQPAEQLDDILSRFAPRLAPWTRCTACNGVLRAAEREAVRAQLPHNTGHSYDSFAQCVDCGQAYWKGAHHARLDAIVAAALAKFA; from the coding sequence GTGAACGCTGGGGTAATCACCGTCGAGTTCGCGCCGGAGCTGCGCGTCTTCGTCGGGCAGCGCGACGGCACGCCGGTCCGCGTGGACGGCGCCTCGACGCTGGGGCATGTGGTGGAGTCGCTGGGTGTGCCGCTGACCGAGGTGGGCGGCCTGTCGGTGAACGGCGAATCCGTTGCGGCCGGACACATTCCGTCCGACGGCGAGCGCATCGCGGTGGCCGCCGTGGCGCGCCCGCAGCCGAGCGCGGAGCCGCTGCGCTTCCTGCTCGACATTCACCTGGGCACCCTGACCCGGCGGTTACGCCTGCTGGGAATCGATGCGGCCTACGAGAATCCGGATATCGGGGACGCCGCATTGGCCGCCCGCTCCGCCGCCGAGCGCCGCATCCTGCTCTCCCGCGATCGCGGCCTGCTGCGCCGTCGCGAGATCTATTCCGGCGCTTACGTTTACAGCCATCAGCCGGCCGAGCAACTGGACGACATCCTGTCTCGCTTCGCCCCGCGCCTGGCCCCGTGGACCCGCTGCACCGCCTGCAACGGCGTACTGCGGGCCGCCGAACGCGAGGCCGTGCGCGCCCAGCTACCCCACAACACCGGTCACAGTTACGACTCCTTCGCCCAGTGCGTCGACTGCGGCCAGGCCTATTGGAAGGGTGCCCATCACGCGCGACTGGACGCGATCGTGGCGGCGGCATTGGCCAAATTTGCCTGA